In Chryseobacterium geocarposphaerae, the following are encoded in one genomic region:
- a CDS encoding DUF2931 family protein, whose product MKKEKIIPSYNVQLSHSDNKHSVGPVEDSIITLEGISAHLPYGHSSGSWGMSGKGFTDQGGTPIGADVIYYSDAENAFYHLKASFPKEKVQDWVQRAYAIDESKSSVPLKQFINRRDEPDFHQKYNEYQIAYKRFSDLIFGFAPKGMVVVWFGYGPTQIELGEYQAERITNEADIKKYKEKYQRIYHVDPELFEELAKEYYLPNESPEKWKQYRIRYNWYPKVTSANKGFKLFRIDTDYYNGERETMLRPWVENPAAMERSVPKEIDFYWETGKGEAFEGRAFFNWETANEAFKKSGAQQQLEFKIAPDNNSFELLLNNTPFKADSLRVYKSVLKFKDSYK is encoded by the coding sequence ATTACTTTGGAAGGTATCTCGGCTCATTTGCCATATGGTCATTCTTCAGGAAGTTGGGGGATGTCAGGAAAAGGTTTTACCGATCAGGGAGGAACACCTATTGGGGCAGACGTTATTTATTACTCAGACGCAGAAAATGCATTTTATCATTTAAAGGCCAGTTTTCCAAAAGAGAAAGTACAAGATTGGGTTCAAAGAGCGTATGCCATAGATGAGTCTAAATCTTCAGTTCCTCTGAAGCAATTCATCAACCGTAGAGATGAACCTGATTTTCATCAAAAATACAATGAATATCAAATAGCTTATAAGAGGTTTTCTGACCTGATTTTTGGTTTTGCACCAAAAGGAATGGTGGTTGTGTGGTTTGGTTACGGACCAACACAAATAGAGCTGGGGGAATATCAGGCAGAGCGCATCACCAATGAAGCAGACATAAAAAAATACAAAGAAAAATACCAGAGAATATACCATGTAGATCCTGAACTTTTTGAAGAACTTGCTAAAGAATACTATCTTCCTAATGAATCTCCGGAAAAATGGAAGCAATACAGAATCCGTTACAACTGGTATCCCAAAGTGACTTCTGCCAATAAAGGCTTTAAACTGTTTAGAATAGATACGGATTATTATAATGGAGAAAGAGAAACAATGCTTCGTCCCTGGGTAGAAAATCCGGCTGCTATGGAGCGTTCCGTTCCAAAAGAAATTGATTTTTATTGGGAAACGGGGAAAGGAGAAGCTTTTGAAGGACGCGCCTTCTTTAATTGGGAAACGGCCAATGAAGCATTTAAAAAATCCGGAGCCCAGCAACAATTAGAATTTAAAATAGCACCGGATAACAATAGTTTTGAGTTGTTACTTAATAATACACCTTTTAAAGCAGACAGCCTGCGTGTTTATAAAAGTGTATTGAAGTTCAAAGACTCTTATAAATAG